In the Sorghum bicolor cultivar BTx623 chromosome 4, Sorghum_bicolor_NCBIv3, whole genome shotgun sequence genome, tcaaataaaaacgtaaGTGTTAATCCGgttttatttttcttctctGCCGCCGTACAGTATCTCCTGCGGTCCGGGGCAAGACCGAAAGCCGTGTCCCAATGCCCGCGCGCCAGCAACAACAGGATCCACCCATTCGCCCGCCacggagaaaaaaaaaaaaacagacagCACGCGCAAATGGGCCCCGCGGCACCGTGCGGCCGTCGGCCGACGACTCTTTTTGAAGCTCGGCGAGCGGTCCGCGGGCTCCACGGAACTTGTGGCTGCAGAGTGCGCCACGGAAGGCTCCAGTCCTGGGACACGCGTCCGGCCTGACTTGGCACCTGTCCCTCTCGCCCTCCTGACGAGAGCACCCACCCCTCCACCACAACTAGTATATGATGCCGCTCGTCACCCTACTCAGTCCTCACCCTTACCATCTCGGGCTCCGGCACACTCGCCTCCCACTTTCCCTTTCCGCGCCCACCACCATTGCCACAAATAGCAACCACCACATAGCCTATCCTAGCCTAGCTAGCAACCACCGTCGGCGAGAGTACTACTACTAGTATATATACACGCGCACACACCCGCAAGCTGCTGGGATCAGCGCGGCAGTGCGCGCGTGACGGCCGGCACGGCAGTCTGTGTGTGTGCAGCAGGGAATTAGTAATGGACAGTCGATCCATGGCGACCAGCCGCGCCGGCGTGGACGCGGCCGGCGGTGTGGCGCCGTTCGTGGCCAAGACGTACCGCATGGTGGACGACCCGGCCACCGACGCCGTCGTCGCGTGGGGCAGGGACAGCAACAGCTTCGTCGTCGCCGACCCTTTCGTCTTCTCGCAGACGCTCCTGCCCGCGCACTTCAAGCACTCCAACTTCTCCAGCTTCGTCCGCCAGCTCAACACCTACGTGCGTGCGCGCGCCTGCTCTTGTCAAGTGGTTTTTTCTATCTTCTTCATCGGTGAAGTGAACCTGACCgggatcgacgacgacgaccataACTCGTTCTCTGCATGCAGGGCTTCCGGAAGGTGGATCCGGACCGGTGGGAGTTCGCGCACGTGTCGTTCCTGCGCGGGCAGACGCACCTCCTGAGCCAGATCGTCCGCcggagcagcggcggcggcaacgGCGGCAAGCGCAAtaaggacgacggcggcggcggcggcggcgtggacgAGGACGACGCGGCGGTGGCCATGGAGGTGGTCCGGCTGAGGCGGGAGCAGCGAGCGATCGAGGAGCAGGTGGCCGCGATGTGGCGCCGCGTGCAGGAGACGGAGCGGCGGCCCAAGCAGATGCTCGCGTTCCTCGTCAAGGTCGCGGGCGAC is a window encoding:
- the LOC8073808 gene encoding heat stress transcription factor C-2a isoform X1; translated protein: MDSRSMATSRAGVDAAGGVAPFVAKTYRMVDDPATDAVVAWGRDSNSFVVADPFVFSQTLLPAHFKHSNFSSFVRQLNTYVRARACSCQGFRKVDPDRWEFAHVSFLRGQTHLLSQIVRRSSGGGNGGKRNKDDGGGGGGVDEDDAAVAMEVVRLRREQRAIEEQVAAMWRRVQETERRPKQMLAFLVKVAGDPQVLRRLVSGATAAGTDDAAAATEPQDAANVKRARLLLDAGGGGSDGAVDFSGFCSTGDEADVGFTDYLLQPPPYVFPVNSGY
- the LOC8073808 gene encoding heat stress transcription factor C-2a isoform X2, with amino-acid sequence MDSRSMATSRAGVDAAGGVAPFVAKTYRMVDDPATDAVVAWGRDSNSFVVADPFVFSQTLLPAHFKHSNFSSFVRQLNTYGFRKVDPDRWEFAHVSFLRGQTHLLSQIVRRSSGGGNGGKRNKDDGGGGGGVDEDDAAVAMEVVRLRREQRAIEEQVAAMWRRVQETERRPKQMLAFLVKVAGDPQVLRRLVSGATAAGTDDAAAATEPQDAANVKRARLLLDAGGGGSDGAVDFSGFCSTGDEADVGFTDYLLQPPPYVFPVNSGY